TGTTTGtaaaaataaagctgtttttcattgtGCAGTACAGACAACTCAGCACTGTTACTTCTGTTCATCTTCAGATCGGTGGCACACAAACAATCAAACGACTGCACCAGCCCCTCAACAGCTACCACATACTTTAAATACTCGGACGATACAGccatgaaaacatgtaaaacattaggacagtttaaacacattttcaagaaaaacatatttaacaaatataaaattgaGCAGTCAATGGGAAAAAGAGCACTCACCACAGCCCAGCACCCCCTCTCACCCACTCATTccactcttttatttttttgctgtcgGGTCGGAGCTACAGAACCCTGACCTGGAAGAGGGCACGCTTCAAAAAGAGCTTTGTCTCCTCAGCGATCGAAGCTCTAAATAAGCTTCTTGTTATGTGTTTTCCACCTGAGCTATATGTTTCTACTTAATGTTATATGTGTTCTTCATGTGTACCAACCATGcaaagctgtgaaaacaaatttccctcctgggacaataaagttttgtATTGTAAATTCAGTGAAAAACCTGGAAACACAGCTAAAAGGAAGGCAATTATTTGGGGCAATTATGACAAAGCAGTTTGTATGTCTGGAAGGAGCAGGAACGCTTAAAATTGCACTTCAAATTACGTCCTTCATGAGACGACTACTTAccattttattactttttatccACTTTACTAAATCAGAGTTGTTATCTTGGTACAAGACCCTAACAGAAATATGTGCTCAAAGAATCTAGGGCACAGTGATAAATCTTTAATAAGCCATTAAAGTACGATATTGTAAAAATGACTTGTTTGTGATGACTTAGCATTTTAATGTTGTACACGTTTCGAGATCGAGAAAATGCCCATTTAAATGGTAGTTTAATAGTAAAGCATCACATTTAATATTAGTATAATGTACTTTTTATGTAAAATATCCAGGATCATAGGCATATATGGTCCTTAACTTTTCACTTGTAGGGCATGAGTAGCGCTGTAGCAAAGATCTCAGactacatcagtatcttcttttaaaaacacatttttatcgtacATTTTTATCCTTCTTTCATCCAtgatgtttaatttgttttactgttaactttagcgaatctgtctcggttgtttctcttttctctgttcattggatgattgctgcactgttgttttatttttcattcttttttaataggattttattgttgtgtatttgactgttgggatttttcttttttctgtaaagcactttgtgacgttggttttgataagtgctttataaataaacatcattattattattattataactgtAATTTTCCCAACCCATACTTTAAAATGTCCTCTGTAACATTACAGAATGGTTAAAGTGTTACCTGGTCTTTCTGATGGATGAAGAGTCTGACACAAgtcattaaatgtttcatttgaacCTGCAGTAATTAGACCTGTTAACAGCACAGAAAGTGTTCTGCTAGAGAAAATAAAGTGTAATCGTACCGAGGGAAAAGCATCAGAAGAGAATCAAGCTTCTGCTTATTTAGAGGTAACACAGGAccactgtaaaaaaacattcatcagacagtcaagagacacacaacattGACCAATAAGTACgattttacaaatattttattgtaaatctTCATCAGAATTTATAGCAATatatgttaataaataaattaatcacaATTTTACAGCCCAAATAATACAGTACAAAACAAATGATTGAAACAAATATGCAGGATTTCACGGGAGGTGACACAGAGAAAGTCAGCTGCTACTATAGCTTGAAGGAAAAGGGCTCCTGGGATTTTAATGTTTAGAGGGAAAGAGGCAGAAATTATAAAATCTTTGACAATGTTTCAGCTGActtgaacaaaaataaatctcttgaGAAGACCAGAAATAGAAATGGAGTTTATTGTTATCCACCGAGAAATAGTGtcattcagatgtttttgtcatctataaaaaaaaatccaagtacTCCACGAGttaagtttatttgttttgacacGGTGCTGAAATGGAGCTGAATAataatttggcttttttttctggtctcacaaaaaaaaaaacagctttatgtAGTTTTCAAATGAAGTCATCTTCATATTTGTCTTTAGTTTATGTTTGGATAAAAATGTGATGTGCCATTTGTCTAAGAAGGTGTTATGTTGTaaaagatcattaaaaaaaacaacttaaatttAATTCAAGTTTTGTCAACATTTATAGGCAGATactatagtaaaaaaaatatgactcaCAAGCGGAGAAAGCTGTGAGACTGATTTTTGCGGTGCTGTCTTCCatgcactgtgtgtttttgtcaaccccccccccccccaaaaaaaaaaacattttgacttcatgtaatatgtttttttaaatacaactgTCCTAACATCCAGCAATATTCTTTACAATTGTTCTTCAAATATTCTGACCAGCAGTGTTTCAATTCAAACACAACATATGGCTTCCCACaagaaatgctgaaaacaaagaaatcataCAAAAAGTCTTCATCTATCCCAAGTGATGTTACCACTGGAAAATctattaaactttaaaaaaaaaccgcCATCAATACCCTTTGCCATTAAATAGATCATatctttaagttgttttttaaaattatccTTTACCTGCAAACAGACGGCTTCATCTGTGACACAGGGCTCAGAAAAACTACAttatacacattaacacagatgACAGTCAAGTATTTCCTCCAAATTAATTTCAAGTGCATCCTATCAAGTTTAAGGCCTGAGGTGTGCTTTAATTCCTTGACTCAATTTAAACCGAGTGTTACTGCTGCACGTTCGGTCTCTGCTCACTGCTGCACAGAGAATGATGCATCTAACCAGTtcagatcatagactgtatagaaaGATGGTCAACACATACAGCTCCACACAAGTGAAGCCATAAAGTTGGAAGCTCCCCCTATTAAATGGGTGTGGTACacaggtcataagctccgcctcctccatgttagcAGATGGGACGTGGGTCAAActtaaaaggctttatatgtgattttaattttttttatgctagcgatctttattctgctcgtatcttcacactgcatgtaaatttacctgaaatgagcgtgatctagaaacacagttaagcagtgagtacagtatgttattcttcttttctctagtccctcaattaaacaacttttatacacgaggggaggagtcagccggccgtccgggcgatgtaaacaaagtgaagataggactctgaaaactctgaaaacatcacagacagtgggactcgggtgttacacccattgtagacagtcatgactcacagagttattttcagaggagatacttgatttctacatttaagtgtgaaaaatcacatataaagactttaaacttaAAGtacacatcaaataaaaacctgtCAAACATGGTGTCCGTCATAACAGTTAGCTGAGCTGGGCACACGTCTGTTAATCTGTTATTATAGCAAATTAactacatttattattttaaattatttttttaacatggatgGTTTTTTTTGAAGAACGGTTAAAGAATCTTATCAAATCCATGGACATTGCAAACAgccgatgtttttttttaacaatacgGGTTAACGTTAATCGCAGTTCATTATCAACGAAATTAACCGATTCATTGCTGTCAAAGTTAACATCTTTGTAAACAGACGATTAACaaagttaaatatttgattaacTGTGCCCACCTCAGATAGTAAGATTCGATCATGCTGGTTTATGTCCCAAGTGTTCTCTACTTTTTTATTCCTGATTTGATTCTAAACAGGGAGCATGAAGCCATGATTGGCAGACAAGTTGACAAATGCGACTCCTGAGATGTTGTGCGCTGGGTTAGCAGAGCGGAAGAAGAAAACtgtgagagaaaataaattactAACACATTAGAGTCATTCGACTTTCTATAACAGCAAGTTTCTGCTTTAAACCGACGCAAGAATCGGTTTTGCTGTGGACTGTAGCGACCAAAGGGATCtgagttaaatgtgtgtttttgttagcaGAAGGGGTCAATACTCCGGCTCCAAATGATGTCCCCTGTGTAAAATGTCAACGCCCGTCGCAGagagtattttggcttcatattTGTACAATGGGAGGAGGTGGACACTTGTCATCCATCTTCATATACAGTCAATGATTTGAATCAGAAGAGTTTATGCAAAGGTCGATAAAAGACCTAAAAGACAACTCTGGGACTGCGTCACTCTGACAAAGATGATCTTTTACCGACACAGTGTTGTAACAATTCCCCGggcagaatgagagagagaatgcCCGGACTTGATGTTGACCCGCAGGCTAGCGTTTGTGACGGCTAACATTGCAGCTAATCTATTGAATCTGGAACCAGTCGAGGTTACATAACCTGTTAGCCAGAAGTGTACCAAGACCAGGACTAGCTCCTTCAAGTGCAGACAGTTGGCTAGTTTCCAgtccatctttgtttttctgttcagaTGCAGATCTGTCAGAGAGCCGGCATCAGAGGTCACCTGGGTGTGTGCCCGTTGACCTGCCCCCTGCCCCAGTGGATGTTGGGTAGTGTTAGACACCTCCTGAAGTGCTCGAGCTGGGCCtgcagtctctccctctcctctctcactctctgcctCTGACTCACCAGATCCTGACAAATCAAGGACAAACACGACTGTTAGAGAAGCGAGGCTTTAATAATCTGAATAATTTACAAACACTAATTGGGAAAAACTCGCACTGAAATATGAATGAAGAGAAATCTTAAAGGCACAGAGAGGCAACACATGCAGGTATGGTCTTAAGATACTTACCCCCATagtgagagagagctgctctgcAGTTCTGGTCAAGTTGAAATTCTGTGCTTCAAGTCTTTTACACTGACCGTGAAGAACATTTCTCTCTATACTCCATTcttcacaaagagaaaaaacacagacaataaaAATGAGGCAAATTATATATTCATTACTCTTTGACACAGTTGACCAGAGGAGACAAGATTAAGGAATTTGCAGCAAATCTACCAAATCTTTCAGTCCCCAACTAAAGtctatttttgtcctttttactgtattcagaatcagaatcagaatctgaatcagaatcagaatcagggtttattgccaagtatttacacatacaaggaatttgacttggtgtattggtgctaaacaattaacaaggaaataaagcagaactagcaacaacttaaataatacagtagaagaagatattacaatatataagatagaatttaaattttttaaaatgtaaaatataaaaaaataaaaaaataaaaaaataaaaatcacaaaatgtacaaaaggtgcaatgtaggagctgtgcagtggactatgagaaaaaaatattttatcaaaAGTTTTGCATGATTTTTCATATGTCTTCTAATTAAAAtggatgatttttatttttattttcttctagaattaaaaaaacaaatacgaATTTACAATTTGCCCACACTGAATAATGTAGAGCAATAAAGATACAAGCATGTTATTCTTGTTCCTACATTCCATGAAACCTACGGTATACACCTTCTGAGATAATCCTGAAATGTCAGTCTAAAATTCACTTAAAATTGACTCACCATCAGCATGCTCCTGGTAGGCCTCAAAAATAGCTTCAATGCCCCGCCACTTTCTTGGAGTTtcttccatctcctcctctccatcttcctcctcctggtcagactcctcttcctcctcctcctcctcgtcatcaAGCATGTTTGCCTCTGCTCCTGGAGGATCCCTGCTGGCTGCGGGGAAATTGAAGGGATGTCCGTTGATTTGTGCCCGGTGAGGGACGTGGTTATGATTTGAGTTTTCCAGCTGAGAAATGTGGAGAGGCACTGAGCGGTCGGCCTTTATGCCGGCTTCAGGGACCCTGTTGGAAAATCCTGAGAGAAGAAGCTTTTTTTAGTGCTTACAGTTGAAATGAAGTTGTTGCACATATACACCACTAGGGGGCATaacatccaaacaaacagcCATGCTCCTCTGTGGGACTAACCTTTGTTGTGCAGTGTGCTGTTTGTGGATTGCAGCACGGCCTGGTGGAAGTGCTGAGCGAAGGTCTCGGGTGTGAACCTCTCGGAGGGCCGACCGCGTCCGTTCTGAACAGGATCGAGCTCCTTTTTCTGAGGAGAAGCGACGACTCCGTTCTGAATGCCCTGGAGCTTCTTGTTCGGCTGAGCCTCGGTGAACTCAGCCTTTTCCTGACGGAGGGTCAACGGGGGAGGGATGCGAGTAATGTGGGGGTCCGTTGAGGGTTTAGAAGTGTCTTTGTGGAAGAGGTGCCGAGGTTTGTGGAGGTAGGGGGGAGACGGGCTGGGAGAGTCTGGATATTGATGACCGTTTGATTGACATGGCGGAGTGGCTGAGGAAGAGTCACCTAAAAAtcagtgtaaaaataaatgttagatATCTTTAAACATGCATATAAATGAAAGTGCATATtcttgtggtgtgtgtgtgtgtgtgtgtgtgtgtgtgtgtgtgtgtgtgtgtgtgtgtgtgtgtgtgtgtgtgtgtgtgtgtgtgtgtgtgtatatctcacCAGCTGAGGGAACAGGAGGGCTGCTACTCAGAGGTAGGGGATTATATCTGAGGGTGTCTAACGTCACAGTTTTCCTCTGAATGGCCTTCAGCagctcctctgtcctctccttaTCTGCACAGAAGACAGAATGAGAGCGCCTGTCAGTCACTTTTTGAAAAAGGATTTGAAATATTGACCAGCACGGGGGAAATGATAGATAAAAGGTAAGCAACTGGATAATCCAAGGTCATGTCTGgtacatcatcatcacacaccCTGACTCTGGccgtaaaagtttaaaataaagctcATCAACTTAAGTTAATACTAGATTTCAACAATACAGATAAAAAGACACTTTTTCCAGACAAGCAGCTCAATCGTTGCAGATTTTCTTGCCGCCCATTTTCACAGAGAGACGCTTGCAGTAAAAAAGTTTGAGTTCTGAGGTGATGCCCcttttgttaaattaaagatgaatacaaaaacaatccCAGACTTCTCAAAGATTTTTGCCCTTTCATCATTATTATAAACGGACCGAAAATGCTTCCCATTAAGACAGGAAATTAAAAGGAAAATtgagaggaataaaaaaaacgagAACAGCAGCTGATTCTGTGCCGGTGTCGGTGTATCTCTAGatcaacaaataaagacagcaggatgCAAATAAAAATCAGGTTGTtacctctcctctgcttcggGCTGACATGGGTGAGGTCGAACATGAGGAGGaaatccttcttctcctccagttCAGGGGTGCTGTCCATCTGCTCGGCAGAGTACGGGGTGGTTATGGGTGTTGGAGTCGTTGAAGGTGAAGAGGCTTTCCTCTTTCCCCGCACAGCTGGCGGGGAGGTGCTGCGTTctctcatcatcctcctcctcttcctcctcttcttggcCAGAAGCTCATCACGATGGGTGAGAGTGGTCAGGCCACACAAACTCAGGAAATCCACTTTCTTTGATGAGAGACATTTGACCAGTTTAATATAAGACTCTAACAAAAGCTTTTTTCACACCATGTAAGTTCTTATGAAGGGTTTGTTTGTGCACCTGGGAGCTGGTGTCCAGTTTGAGCGGCGGCTGTTTAGTCACTCTTCTCAAATGAGCTTTGACATCCTCTTCATCGCTCTCGTCATACGACTCGTCCAGGTCATAGTAATAACCTGGTAAGTAAGAGAgaaatttcattatttaaaaaaattaactaCTCTTACAGTTCCCTTCTAATTGCCTTGGCACATTTCTGAACATACATTTTTCCAAGCCGCTCATGCAGCAAACACCATAATGAACCtacaaaatgctgcagctcaACCCAAAAACCAAATGTCGAAACTTAAGTGTTTGGTCATGTCCACTCAAATGACATGACtcttttacattgttttaaacCAAGGtggtaaaaaatatattgttgatGTTTTATCAGAAAGATTTCAACAATTTTGTCCTACTTGTCCTGCATGTTGTCTTTACCACACTGTTCATAATTCTGAAGCAAATCAACTGCtattgaattgtatttttaCTGTTATTGCATCAAAGTGAAAACTCTTCAGATGCTGACTTTTAAGAGATTTTGCTCTTAAAGTtcagtttttaaagcaaaaccGAATTCAGATTTTTATGTAATGTGAGGAAATTGTGTCTGCAATGGTCACACAACTCAGTAGCCTATAatgaaattatattattattaaaaaaaacacagcaaagaacttaaatgtagaaatcactTGACATCATGTTGCTCCTGACTGGACATGCCTGACAATAAATGTATTGGTTTGCCTCCCTCACAGACATTTTGGCCACCCCAtatcaatttaatttaaagtctttatatgtgatttttcacacttaaatgtagaaatcaagtatctcctctgaaaataactctgtgagtcatgactgtctacaatgggtgtaacacccgagtcccactgtctgtgatgttttcagagttttcagagtcctatcttcactttgtttacatcgccgggacggccggctgactcctcctctcgtgtataaaagttgtttaattgagggactagagaaaagaagaataacatactgtactcactgcttaactgtgtttctagatcacgctcatttcaggtcaatttacatgcagtgtgaagatacgagcataataaagatcgctagcattagcatgctaacacaacaatgcagcgcgagttgttttggtttcatgctggtgctcaagggcgacatctgctggatcaaaacatcacatataaagcctttaagcctcTCTGCAGATTTGACAATGCAGTAAGATGactgttcaacatttttaaactctctTCTTCAACTGAAACGAAAACAATGTATTTTAAccaaaaaaggcccaaaatcAAAGATAGTTAAATATGCAGACACGTTTTCTCTGTAATTTGCAAATGATAATAAAGAATGAGAAAAGTAAAGTGatgtgaaacataaaaaaatctatttcttcAGTGTGCACACATATCCCCTCTCTGTGGCCTCCTCACCTCCCTCTCtggcctccctcctcctcttctcctccaggtCCAGTTTGCTAAGCAGCCGGCGGTGCTGCTGGAGGACCTCGTCGTACACCAGCATGCTGTCGGGCGGCTGACACTGTCGCTCCCTCGCCGGAGATGGAGAGGCTGCGCGGTCGGTGCAGGAGCCGTGAACAGAAGAAGGCGCGCAGGCTCTCTGGTGGAGGTTACTGATGTGATGCCGCTGATAGAGGCTCTGCATGGCTCTGTCCTGCTCCGCCCTCTTCCAGGAACCAGTCTCTTGTAAACTGGCTCCCCTGAGTGAGGTGAACCTGTCCCCGCCGTCGGCACCCCTCCTGCCTCCTTCCTCAAGCTTCTCCCCCCAGCTCAGGGGGGGTCTCTCGGCCCTGGTCAGCCCCGGAGGAGGCCGACTCGGCGGGGTCGGAGGGTTGAGTGTTCTGCGGGACTCTGTGGGAGTGTCGACGAGGGAGGCGGGGTTCCACAGTGTAGTAAGAGGGGCGGGGGGGTGATGGGGACCTTTGGGGGAGATTAGGGGAGGGGGAGCGCTGAGGAGGGGAGGGACATCTTTGCTGCCTTGGTTGT
This genomic interval from Labrus mixtus chromosome 4, fLabMix1.1, whole genome shotgun sequence contains the following:
- the LOC132972335 gene encoding genetic suppressor element 1-like isoform X1, with protein sequence MFGLNAPHFYHPGMNHESNKSPSLGMISTATRTTATVSPLSPLTNGNTVAQSSNSGFAAALRKLAKQAEDPRGAALSGDSSPVSSPGTSHTSPVTTPKRGSLGPLLGQARGHGVPGTPPVVTIAPTKTTNGLWRSDRRQAEPSVQGLGRDRVCAENTQQQQQGKRTPPTHSPHPLAHPFGLTPSAVMQDPRLQSLSLPGQMHPVVPSGAVPEEYLRALRPFHTSDDLRLASLPMGLDPAAAAHAAAAAYYHPAYMHHPLSLPRMEESLCLSALRSQFYSVPAGGAFSHLHPSALHLHLPGGRYPGELNHTALTERLQMENELRQRERQQEREREKEREREAGLEREREEERGRERERERERELDRQRERQRERQQQMVRAAESHYLAELQARRAPPEDKTRPGERLTPNRLDKTKDSEHPGFPAHKSLSLQPGLHSSRGSVPHPVPSLVPSHLGKHHASASGGIHGALAAAMMTQRSNEAAWLTRQRGQEREGPLEMGLRSPGKGAEPRRDTHRTGSLHHNQGSKDVPPLLSAPPPLISPKGPHHPPAPLTTLWNPASLVDTPTESRRTLNPPTPPSRPPPGLTRAERPPLSWGEKLEEGGRRGADGGDRFTSLRGASLQETGSWKRAEQDRAMQSLYQRHHISNLHQRACAPSSVHGSCTDRAASPSPARERQCQPPDSMLVYDEVLQQHRRLLSKLDLEEKRRREAREGGYYYDLDESYDESDEEDVKAHLRRVTKQPPLKLDTSSQKVDFLSLCGLTTLTHRDELLAKKRRKRRRMMRERSTSPPAVRGKRKASSPSTTPTPITTPYSAEQMDSTPELEEKKDFLLMFDLTHVSPKQRRDKERTEELLKAIQRKTVTLDTLRYNPLPLSSSPPVPSAGDSSSATPPCQSNGHQYPDSPSPSPPYLHKPRHLFHKDTSKPSTDPHITRIPPPLTLRQEKAEFTEAQPNKKLQGIQNGVVASPQKKELDPVQNGRGRPSERFTPETFAQHFHQAVLQSTNSTLHNKGFSNRVPEAGIKADRSVPLHISQLENSNHNHVPHRAQINGHPFNFPAASRDPPGAEANMLDDEEEEEEEESDQEEEDGEEEMEETPRKWRGIEAIFEAYQEHADEWSIERNVLHGQCKRLEAQNFNLTRTAEQLSLTMGDLVSQRQRVREERERLQAQLEHFRRCLTLPNIHWGRGQVNGHTPR
- the LOC132972335 gene encoding genetic suppressor element 1-like isoform X2; its protein translation is MNHESNKSPSLGMISTATRTTATVSPLSPLTNGNTVAQSSNSGFAAALRKLAKQAEDPRGAALSGDSSPVSSPGTSHTSPVTTPKRGSLGPLLGQARGHGVPGTPPVVTIAPTKTTNGLWRSDRRQAEPSVQGLGRDRVCAENTQQQQQGKRTPPTHSPHPLAHPFGLTPSAVMQDPRLQSLSLPGQMHPVVPSGAVPEEYLRALRPFHTSDDLRLASLPMGLDPAAAAHAAAAAYYHPAYMHHPLSLPRMEESLCLSALRSQFYSVPAGGAFSHLHPSALHLHLPGGRYPGELNHTALTERLQMENELRQRERQQEREREKEREREAGLEREREEERGRERERERERELDRQRERQRERQQQMVRAAESHYLAELQARRAPPEDKTRPGERLTPNRLDKTKDSEHPGFPAHKSLSLQPGLHSSRGSVPHPVPSLVPSHLGKHHASASGGIHGALAAAMMTQRSNEAAWLTRQRGQEREGPLEMGLRSPGKGAEPRRDTHRTGSLHHNQGSKDVPPLLSAPPPLISPKGPHHPPAPLTTLWNPASLVDTPTESRRTLNPPTPPSRPPPGLTRAERPPLSWGEKLEEGGRRGADGGDRFTSLRGASLQETGSWKRAEQDRAMQSLYQRHHISNLHQRACAPSSVHGSCTDRAASPSPARERQCQPPDSMLVYDEVLQQHRRLLSKLDLEEKRRREAREGGYYYDLDESYDESDEEDVKAHLRRVTKQPPLKLDTSSQKVDFLSLCGLTTLTHRDELLAKKRRKRRRMMRERSTSPPAVRGKRKASSPSTTPTPITTPYSAEQMDSTPELEEKKDFLLMFDLTHVSPKQRRDKERTEELLKAIQRKTVTLDTLRYNPLPLSSSPPVPSAGDSSSATPPCQSNGHQYPDSPSPSPPYLHKPRHLFHKDTSKPSTDPHITRIPPPLTLRQEKAEFTEAQPNKKLQGIQNGVVASPQKKELDPVQNGRGRPSERFTPETFAQHFHQAVLQSTNSTLHNKGFSNRVPEAGIKADRSVPLHISQLENSNHNHVPHRAQINGHPFNFPAASRDPPGAEANMLDDEEEEEEEESDQEEEDGEEEMEETPRKWRGIEAIFEAYQEHADEWSIERNVLHGQCKRLEAQNFNLTRTAEQLSLTMGDLVSQRQRVREERERLQAQLEHFRRCLTLPNIHWGRGQVNGHTPR